One region of Culex pipiens pallens isolate TS chromosome 2, TS_CPP_V2, whole genome shotgun sequence genomic DNA includes:
- the LOC120419840 gene encoding uncharacterized protein LOC120419840, giving the protein MSSFNQSLVELMFLASKIGTPGERVRMTEWIKRLAGESQAEGSHPRLVQEYVEYLKLMLSGSPVYFVEPFATFPPKNGQKLLPLAELLGNSLANACPYLPRSGQLAPVVLHSAGDDTSMISVQRDADGEIYCYMAIAPRND; this is encoded by the coding sequence ATGTCTTCCTTCAACCAGTCCCTCGTCGAGCTAATGTTTCTGGCCTCGAAAATCGGCACTCCCGGCGAACGTGTCCGCATGACGGAGTGGATCAAGCGGCTGGCCGGCGAGTCCCAAGCGGAGGGTTCCCACCCGCGGCTAGTGCAGGAGTACGTCGAGTACCTGAAGTTGATGCTGTCCGGAAGTCCGGTGTACTTTGTGGAACCGTTCGCGACGTTTCCGCCCAAGAACGGCCAGAAGTTGCTGCCGCTGGCTGAGCTGCTCGGAAATTCGCTGGCCAACGCGTGTCCCTATTTGCCCCGTTCGGGTCAGCTGGCACCGGTTGTGCTGCACTCGGCTGGCGATGACACTTCGATGATTTCCGTCCAACGGGATGCCGACGGGGAGATTTACTGCTACATGGCGATTGCGCCGAGAAATGATTGA